The Gemmata palustris genome includes a region encoding these proteins:
- a CDS encoding serine hydrolase: MRLFTLAVIMFFIAPASAADLESRIAPLAKDHKGKVAVAVKHLKTGEEFYLNADEAMPTASLIKLPIMVETYWQAKEEKVKLDVKLTLAKDDKVGGSGILTSHFTDGATFPLKDAVRLMIVFSDNTATNMVLDQIGIPSTNTRMEKLGFKNTKIHAKVFKGSTTSIDKARTDKYGLGSTTAKEMVQLLELIEAGKVASPEACKEMLGHLKACDDKEKMTRFLPAGTVVAHKTGSVNASKTDAGIVYLKSGPVALCVLTDGNDDKRWVPDNAAQVLIAKIAKEVYEHYGEKKEEKK, from the coding sequence ATGCGCCTGTTCACACTCGCTGTCATCATGTTTTTCATCGCACCTGCTTCTGCCGCCGATCTCGAAAGTCGCATCGCTCCGCTCGCGAAGGACCACAAGGGGAAGGTCGCGGTCGCGGTGAAGCACCTCAAAACGGGCGAAGAGTTCTACCTCAACGCGGACGAGGCGATGCCCACCGCGAGTCTCATCAAATTGCCCATTATGGTGGAAACGTACTGGCAGGCGAAGGAAGAGAAGGTCAAGCTCGACGTGAAACTGACTCTCGCGAAGGACGATAAGGTAGGCGGGAGCGGCATCCTCACATCCCACTTCACCGACGGCGCCACGTTCCCGCTCAAGGACGCGGTGCGGCTCATGATCGTGTTCTCCGACAACACCGCGACCAACATGGTCCTCGACCAGATCGGTATCCCTTCGACCAACACGCGAATGGAGAAACTCGGGTTCAAGAACACCAAGATCCACGCGAAGGTTTTTAAGGGCAGCACCACGAGCATCGACAAGGCGCGCACCGATAAGTACGGCCTCGGCAGCACCACCGCGAAGGAAATGGTGCAACTCCTCGAACTGATCGAAGCGGGCAAAGTCGCGTCACCGGAAGCGTGTAAGGAGATGCTCGGGCACCTGAAGGCGTGCGACGACAAAGAGAAAATGACCCGCTTCCTGCCGGCCGGAACGGTCGTGGCCCACAAGACCGGCTCCGTGAACGCCTCCAAGACCGACGCCGGCATCGTGTACCTGAAGTCCGGCCCGGTCGCGCTGTGCGTGCTCACCGATGGGAACGACGACAAGCGCTGGGTGCCCGACAACGCCGCCCAGGTGCTGATCGCCAAGATCGCGAAGGAAGTGTACGAGCACTACGGAGAGAAGAAGGAAGAGAAGAAATAG
- a CDS encoding gamma-glutamyl-gamma-aminobutyrate hydrolase family protein, with amino-acid sequence MPRRPVIGIATQTLPGKPGERQPCWLMGRSYVEELRKVGGVPWVIPLIPHDPDTLQEIFDRLDGVFITGGVDVDPTRYGEPKTELCGTIDPDRDAVEIALLQHALNRQLPVLAVCRGIQILNVACGGTLYQDVSTQVPAALKHDFFPTPEQPSRKYLAHDITVKAGSRLGYILGEAVVPVNSMHHQAIKDLAPGLAATAFAPDGIIEGVEGTASQYLVAVQWHPEELTETQPGMKRLFTTFTGAASAA; translated from the coding sequence ATGCCGCGCAGACCCGTTATCGGAATCGCCACACAAACCCTCCCCGGCAAGCCGGGCGAGCGGCAGCCGTGTTGGTTGATGGGGCGCAGTTACGTCGAAGAACTGCGAAAGGTCGGCGGGGTGCCGTGGGTGATCCCGCTCATCCCCCACGACCCGGACACGCTCCAGGAAATCTTCGACCGGCTCGACGGGGTGTTCATCACGGGTGGCGTGGACGTGGACCCCACTCGTTACGGTGAACCCAAGACGGAGCTGTGCGGCACCATCGACCCGGACCGGGACGCGGTCGAGATCGCGCTGCTCCAGCACGCACTGAACCGGCAACTCCCGGTGCTCGCGGTGTGCCGCGGGATTCAGATCCTCAATGTCGCGTGCGGTGGGACGCTGTACCAGGACGTCAGTACGCAGGTGCCCGCGGCGCTCAAACACGACTTCTTTCCCACACCCGAGCAGCCGAGCCGGAAGTACCTCGCGCACGACATCACGGTGAAGGCCGGGTCGCGCCTGGGGTACATCCTGGGTGAAGCCGTGGTGCCGGTGAACAGCATGCACCATCAGGCGATCAAAGACCTCGCGCCGGGGCTCGCCGCCACCGCCTTCGCGCCGGACGGCATCATTGAGGGTGTTGAGGGCACGGCCAGCCAGTACCTCGTCGCGGTGCAATGGCACCCCGAGGAGCTGACCGAGACGCAGCCCGGAATGAAGCGCCTGTTCACCACCTTTACCGGCGCCGCCAGCGCCGCGTGA